In Malania oleifera isolate guangnan ecotype guangnan chromosome 8, ASM2987363v1, whole genome shotgun sequence, a single window of DNA contains:
- the LOC131162506 gene encoding uncharacterized protein LOC131162506, which translates to MLNPFLCGAFHPEDQEENEQWSPRKSSRRSSSFCRRSSRDASKNPYSRRGLDKFSALLADLEEKRQKIYAQIGSDEISFVRFAYPVPDSNDCVPIVVKLRDRKKQEPAPEKPPPTNSPAGEIESADRRPEDPEPEQKVISDGIKRGGFESWSEMVRMDKWRRPSYYMVAAVILILVVMAAFGRSVAILCTSFGWYLVPTLSGESSGKAVKKKVYGRRMSEKKRVVRVVSHVGGVELDSPRGGNKRAGTRDNSPEHAHRRRRQ; encoded by the coding sequence ATGTTGAATCCGTTCCTCTGCGGCGCTTTCCATCCTGAAGACCAAGAAGAAAATGAGCAATGGAGTCCGAGAAAATCTTCGAGAAGAAGCAGTAGCTTCTGCAGAAGATCATCCAGGGACGCCTCCAAGAATCCTTACTCCCGCCGCGGCCTCGACAAATTCTCCGCCCTCCTCGCCGATCTCGAAGAGAAGCGCCAGAAAATCTACGCGCAGATCGGCTCCGACGAGATCTCCTTCGTCCGATTCGCCTACCCCGTCCCCGACTCCAACGACTGCGTCCCCATTGTCGTGAAGCTCCGCGACAGGAAGAAGCAGGAACCGGCGCCGGAGAAGCCTCCCCCCACCAATTCCCCCGCCGGCGAGATCGAATCTGCCGACCGGCGTCCGGAAGATCCCGAACCGGAGCAGAAGGTTATTAGCGATGGGATTAAGAGAGGCGGATTCGAGTCGTGGAGCGAGATGGTGAGGATGGATAAGTGGAGGCGGCCTTCTTATTACATGGTGGCGGCGGTGATACTGATTCTGGTGGTTATGGCGGCGTTCGGCCGGTCGGTGGCGATACTATGCACTTCGTTTGGGTGGTACTTGGTGCCAACGTTGAGCGGGGAGAGTTCGGGAAAGGCGGTGAAGAAGAAAGTGTACGGAAGGAGAATGAGCGAGAAGAAGAGGGTGGTGAGGGTGGTGAGTCACGTCGGCGGAGTAGAGCTGGATTCTCCAAGAGGTGGAAATAAAAGAGCAGGGACGAGGGACAATTCGCCGGAACATGCGCACCGGAGACGCCGGCAGTGA